CTTGAGGAACCTTGGCGCAAGAATCAGCGGTCTTTCAAATGCGCTGTGCGGCGCTTTGGACGACGACCACGCAACGATGGAGAGTCTGACGAAACAAATCTGCGTGTAACCGAGCATCGCGCCGCGCCAGAGGCAAACGCACGCTGCTGGCGCGGCGTCCGACAACAGCGGTCTTGCGCGGGCAGATAACTGATTCTAACGGGCCGGGGTGCTCCACCGATTGGGCCACATTGATTGATCTAACTTTCGCAGGAAAGCGCCTATGCAAAGGGAGGCGACCATGAATGAGGGCGATGATAAATGCCTAGCAATCGCATTCCGAGCCGTGCGCCTGTACGCGGAAACCCATCCGCGCCCGTCGTCTGTCACGCAGAAGCAGGCCGGCGAAATGCTTCGGCTGTCTCACGTCACGGTGTCACGGATGGTCGCGTCTGGCCGAATCAAGCTCAACGGGATCGGGCAGATACCGATTATCGAGATTGACCGCTTGCTTGCAGTCGGCGTGAAGTGAATGGCTGCAGCGCCTCATGGAGACAAACAAAATGGGTTGGTTTTTTGTTGCTCTTATCGGATTCGTGCTTTGGTGGCCTAAATACGATTTGGAAATTGCCTTGACTGAAGGCCCGTCGGATTACGAGATTGTAGAACGTGACTTCTACACGCTTGAGGGCTGTCGGAAGGCGCGGGCTAACTGGAGGGCATACGATTGGTCTTGTCTGGAAAAGACCACTTGGGGCACATGGTTCAACTCGTACTCCCCTTACAACTCCCGAAAACGGTAGGAAATCCAAGAAAACAATCAATGACTTACGTTTGTAAAGTCACCATTCACTCATGAATCGAACTTCCTACCGTCTCAATGAAGGTCCGGAGGACGTGCTCGAAAAGCTCCAGCGTCTAGCCGAGTTCCTGCGCGATCAATCTGCCTTCGATGGTGATTTGCAGGATTGGGCAGCAAAAGCCATTACCGGCTACATCGATGGATCAGCAAGCGCAAAGACACTTGATCATGCATTCGGCCTTAAATCGTCTAAGCGCGGTCGCAAGGCAGGACTCCTCGAAGAGGGGCAGCACGAAGCGTGGGTTGTCGAAGCATTCTTTGATGTCTTAGCTGCAACCCCAATTGGCAAAAACTGGCCCAACACAAAAGTGCTCGCCAAAATCGCCCGCGACTACCCTCTTCGTAAAACCATCCAAAGTGCGGACGATGAAACAGACGGAGCTTTGGCATCTGAACTGAAGAAAATCCTCGAGCGATACAGGCCTCTAGTAATTGCCAGACTGGCAAAAAGAATCAGCCCGGACGATGGAAAGGCGCGATTTCCAACGGAATAGCGCCTTTGGCGCCTGAAATCCGCCTGAGCATCATCACCTCGTCGCCGTGAAGTAGCGGCTTTCAACGAGGTGAAACGAGATGCAGGCGCAATTCCTAAGAGTCAAACAGGTTGCTGATACCTTCGGGATGTCAGTTGCTACCGTCTGGCGTAAGGCCAAAACTGATCCGCAGTTTCCGAAGCCCGTGAAGGTTTCCGAAGGGATCACGGGATGGCCTTCGGATGAAGTCCATGCATACATGGACACGCTGATTGCCTCGCAACGGGAG
The sequence above is a segment of the Methyloversatilis sp. RAC08 genome. Coding sequences within it:
- a CDS encoding helix-turn-helix transcriptional regulator, which encodes MSVATVWRKAKTDPQFPKPVKVSEGITGWPSDEVHAYMDTLIASQREAT